Proteins found in one Amycolatopsis umgeniensis genomic segment:
- a CDS encoding glycosyltransferase, with product MRILITTPPGLAHLFPLVPLAHAAQTAGHEVLVANGGSSVDAAVRAGLAAVDVTPDRDVEAPYEQLAEAAKDLTLSPPELMTQVGTRFGQISELMLDGIVRAARRWRADAVLYPPALPAGLLAARIVGIPAILHGFGLRRPTLEPAMRWLSEAAAEWGVQELPRDPDLEVNISPSVVQAASATPDSVRTAPPTGETLDMRYCPNNGGAKLPWWLFEDRPRPRVAVTLGSLSSTAGEGELLAAVVRGAEKLDVELVLTPVPADLAALPKPLPDYVRRVDWLPVSTLLRGCDAIVHHGGMGTTFVAFAAGVPQLIVPHLGDQPYNARVVEQCGAGTSLRLADATPQSVEKVLGQLLDSPGYLERATAIATEMAAMPSPHEVIARVAEVIGEKRSAR from the coding sequence ATGCGCATCCTGATCACCACACCACCCGGCCTCGCCCACCTGTTCCCGCTGGTGCCGCTGGCCCACGCCGCCCAGACCGCGGGGCACGAGGTACTCGTCGCCAACGGCGGCTCGTCGGTCGACGCCGCGGTCCGCGCGGGTCTGGCCGCGGTCGACGTCACCCCGGATCGTGACGTCGAGGCGCCCTACGAGCAGCTGGCCGAAGCGGCCAAAGACCTCACGTTGTCGCCCCCCGAGCTGATGACCCAGGTGGGGACGCGCTTCGGGCAGATCAGCGAGCTGATGCTGGACGGCATCGTGCGGGCCGCGCGGCGATGGCGGGCGGACGCGGTGCTGTACCCGCCGGCGCTGCCCGCCGGGCTGCTCGCCGCCCGGATCGTCGGCATCCCCGCGATCCTGCACGGTTTCGGGCTGCGCAGGCCCACTTTGGAACCCGCGATGCGGTGGCTGAGCGAGGCCGCGGCCGAGTGGGGGGTCCAGGAACTCCCGAGGGATCCCGACCTCGAGGTGAACATCAGCCCGTCCGTCGTGCAGGCGGCTTCGGCCACGCCCGATTCCGTGCGGACCGCGCCGCCCACCGGCGAGACCCTGGACATGCGGTACTGCCCGAACAACGGTGGCGCCAAGCTGCCGTGGTGGTTGTTCGAGGATCGTCCTCGTCCGCGCGTCGCGGTCACGCTCGGCTCGCTGTCCTCCACCGCGGGCGAGGGTGAGCTCCTCGCGGCGGTCGTCCGGGGCGCGGAGAAGCTCGATGTCGAGCTGGTGCTGACCCCGGTCCCGGCGGATCTCGCGGCGCTGCCGAAGCCACTGCCGGACTACGTGCGCAGGGTGGACTGGCTGCCGGTGTCCACATTGCTGCGGGGCTGCGACGCGATCGTGCATCACGGCGGCATGGGGACGACCTTCGTGGCGTTCGCCGCCGGGGTACCCCAGTTGATCGTCCCGCACCTCGGGGATCAGCCGTACAACGCGAGGGTGGTGGAGCAGTGCGGCGCGGGAACCAGCCTGCGGCTCGCCGACGCCACCCCGCAGAGCGTCGAGAAGGTGCTGGGCCAGCTGCTCGACTCGCCGGGCTACCTCGAGCGGGCCACGGCGATCGCGACGGAGATGGCGGCGATGCCGAGTCCACATGAGGTGATCGCTCGCGTGGCCGAGGTCATCGGCGAAAAGCGCTCGGCCCGGTGA
- a CDS encoding LysR family transcriptional regulator, translated as MESTSMDVIVDARRLQVLREMRERGTVVATAKALHLTPSAVSQQLATLARQVGVPLLSKHGRGVRLTGQAMVLLEHASTIHAQIEAARSDLASYNEEPIGQVAIGAFSTAIIGLVAPALADLQRTASRLRLDISEVEAPECYTSLDVGTLDLIIAIDYRLAPPRRDSRYHRTHLASDVFDFVVPDTHPLAQREGPVALEEFAGDRWVTTVPDGPCAELTIASCTTAGFMPDIHHTCNEWEGVTALVAAGAGVALVPRLGVRCHRDGLVVRSVRDNPPKRNIYAAIRAGAERSPVLTTVIEALRKHG; from the coding sequence ATGGAATCCACCAGCATGGACGTGATCGTTGACGCGCGACGGCTCCAGGTCCTGCGGGAGATGCGGGAGCGCGGAACGGTCGTGGCCACGGCCAAAGCCCTGCACCTGACTCCGTCGGCGGTGTCCCAGCAATTGGCCACCCTCGCCAGACAGGTCGGCGTGCCGCTGCTGAGCAAGCACGGACGCGGAGTCCGGTTGACCGGGCAGGCGATGGTGCTGCTCGAACACGCCTCCACCATTCACGCCCAGATCGAGGCGGCACGGTCCGATCTGGCCAGTTACAACGAGGAACCGATCGGCCAGGTCGCGATCGGGGCGTTTTCCACGGCGATCATCGGACTGGTCGCCCCCGCGCTCGCCGACCTGCAGCGGACGGCGAGCAGGCTGCGCCTCGACATCAGCGAGGTCGAAGCCCCCGAGTGCTACACCAGCCTCGACGTGGGCACCCTCGACCTGATCATCGCGATCGACTACCGGCTCGCGCCGCCGCGCAGGGATTCCCGGTATCACCGGACGCATCTGGCCAGTGACGTCTTCGATTTCGTGGTGCCGGACACGCATCCCCTGGCACAGCGTGAAGGACCGGTGGCGCTGGAGGAATTCGCCGGCGACCGCTGGGTGACGACCGTACCGGACGGACCGTGCGCGGAACTGACCATCGCCAGCTGCACCACCGCCGGTTTCATGCCGGACATCCACCACACCTGCAACGAATGGGAAGGCGTGACAGCGCTCGTCGCGGCCGGGGCCGGGGTGGCCCTGGTGCCCCGGCTCGGCGTGCGCTGCCACCGTGACGGCCTGGTGGTCCGCTCCGTCCGCGACAACCCGCCCAAACGCAACATCTACGCCGCCATCCGCGCCGGCGCGGAAAGATCACCGGTACTCACCACGGTCATCGAAGCGTTGCGCAAGCACGGGTAG
- a CDS encoding phytanoyl-CoA dioxygenase family protein encodes MGIDSTLSPAQVDEYRANGYLVQESVFSEEEMQIVRDETAKEFAAGGERVTVEEDTDIVRGVHGCHLYSEVFGKLVRSPRLLPIAKQLLQDDVYVHQFKINAKRAFKGEVWEWHQDYTFWHHEDGMPAPRALSAALFLDEVTEFNGPLILVPGGHDGGMIEAEVQGEGWASTLTASLKYSLEIDMIRELVDRNGMVAPKGPRGSVLWFDANIPHSSVPNISPRDRGLLLITYNSVENKVDLSRGTRPDWLSARDFTPLTESYAALG; translated from the coding sequence ATGGGAATCGACAGCACGCTATCCCCTGCCCAGGTCGACGAATACCGGGCCAACGGATACCTCGTTCAGGAAAGCGTCTTCTCCGAAGAGGAGATGCAAATCGTGCGGGACGAAACCGCGAAGGAGTTCGCCGCGGGAGGCGAACGCGTCACGGTCGAGGAAGACACCGACATCGTCCGCGGCGTCCATGGCTGCCATCTCTATTCCGAGGTGTTCGGCAAGCTCGTCCGCTCGCCCCGCCTGCTCCCGATCGCCAAGCAGTTGCTGCAGGACGACGTGTACGTCCACCAGTTCAAGATCAACGCGAAGCGGGCGTTCAAGGGCGAGGTGTGGGAGTGGCATCAGGACTACACGTTCTGGCACCACGAGGACGGGATGCCCGCCCCCCGCGCGTTGTCGGCCGCGCTCTTCCTCGACGAGGTCACGGAGTTCAACGGGCCGCTGATCCTCGTGCCGGGAGGACACGACGGCGGCATGATCGAGGCCGAGGTCCAGGGCGAGGGCTGGGCAAGCACCCTGACCGCGAGCCTCAAGTACTCGCTCGAGATCGACATGATCCGCGAACTGGTCGATCGCAACGGCATGGTCGCCCCGAAGGGTCCGCGCGGCTCGGTGCTGTGGTTCGACGCCAACATCCCGCACAGCTCCGTTCCGAACATCTCCCCTCGCGACCGCGGCCTGCTGCTGATCACCTACAACAGCGTGGAGAACAAGGTGGACCTCTCCCGCGGCACGCGGCCGGACTGGCTTTCGGCCCGCGACTTCACACCGCTGACGGAGTCTTACGCCGCACTCGGCTGA